The following are encoded in a window of Apis mellifera strain DH4 linkage group LG10, Amel_HAv3.1, whole genome shotgun sequence genomic DNA:
- the LOC725286 gene encoding transcription factor TFIIIB component B'' homolog isoform X3 has product MKPTPKFDNNSRVRRNSIQGSGASTSESEDDSRRLPCSITNHTKNDLVQLSYNTKDAVTNNIKNNLITTKLGQKRRILVSESTRKLAEARREFHLKHENKTPDRSKLTMYDLIYYNPVTNPMKKSNESTTRKMLEYQSEEFQEEENEDDPSSAMPVPQVKVGPNGQLIIDEQSLVIEQTNAKKGRKVLAKEAIIDDDNSGSGFYKKRQKSKEWSERETLKFYKALNTIGTDFLLMQSLFPHRTRQEMKLKFKKEEKVNRHLVEKALAYHQEFDTEMLEKSLATFENSEKEYLHIQEKRKQKTKSKKNSKSTRRRRIVASSIAEMDASDNEEEKEDDFGLDSIMSKENTHLNDECQQTSNKMNKKMYKRTRDERKLLIKEDDVESLSSCNDVDSDTEIYRVRPTRSGRLPKVKRLQGPDINTLDNERLNCSSNDEITISSEDNAKVTENLIFDNINLNSEIHHIDPIKTVIPSIGNVEPGSLVILSKESLEEPGKSVLQVYMVSSDVNT; this is encoded by the exons ATGAAACCAACaccaaaatttgataataacagCAGAGTAAGAAGAAACAGTATTCAAGGAAGTGGAGCGAGTACAAGTGAATCTGAAGATGATAGCAGAAGATTACCTTGCAGTATTACCAATCatacaaaaaatgatttagtacaattatcatataatacaaAAGATGCTGTTACTAACAAtatcaaaaacaatttaataacaacCAAATTGGGACAAAAGAGACGTATTTTAGTCTCAGAATCTACAAGAAAACTAGCAGAAGCTAGAagagaatttcatttaaaacatgaaaataaaactcCAGATAGAAGCAAACTTACAAtgtatgatttaatatattacaatccAGTTACTAATCCTATGAAGAAATCTAATGAATCTACAACAAGAAAAATGTTGGAATATCa atcTGAAGAATTtcaggaagaagaaaatgaagatgaTCCATCATCTGCAATGCCAGTGCCTCAAGTAAAAGTTGGACCAAATGGTCAACTAATAATAGATGAACAAAGTCTTGTTATAGAACAAACTAATGCAAAAAAAGGTAGGAAAGTATTAGCAAAAGAAGCTATtattgatgatgataatagtGGAAgtggattttataaaaaacgaCAGAAAAGCAAAGAATGGTCCGAACGGGaaactttaaaattctataaagcATTAAATACAATTGGTACAGATTTTTTGTTGATGCAAAGTCTTTTTCCTCATAGAACAAGGCAAGaaatgaagttaaaatttaagaaagaagaaaaagttaataGACATTTGGTTGAGAAAGCACTGGCATATCATCAAGAATTTGATACTGAAATGTTAGAAAAATCATtag cgacatttgaaaattcagaaaaagaatacttacatatacaagaaaaacgaaaacaaAAGACAAAGAGTAAGAAGAATTCAAAATCAACCAGAAGACGAA gaatTGTAGCATCTAGTATTGCTGAAATGGATGCATCTgacaatgaagaagaaaaagaagatgattTTGGTTTAGACTCAATAATGTCTAAAGAAAATACACATTTAAATGATGAATGTCAACAAAcatcaaataaaatgaataaaaaaatgtataaaagaacAAGAGATGAAAGAAAACTATTGATCAAAGAAGATGATGTAGAATCATTAAGTTCATGTAATGATGTTGACAGTGACACAGAAATTTATCGTGTAAGACCAACAAGATCTGGAAGATTACCAAAAGTAAAAAGATTACAGGGACCTGATATAAATACTCTTGATAATGAAAGGTTAAATTGTTCTTCCAATgatgaaataacaatttcatcAGAAGATAATGCAAAAGTTacagagaatttaatttttgacaatATCAATCTTAATTCAGAAATTCATCATATAGATCCTATTAAAACAGTTATACCAAGCATTGGTAATGTAGAACCAGGTTCTTTGGTTATTTTATCAAAGGAATCTTTAGAGGAACCTGGTAAAAGTGTTTTACAAGTTTATATGGTTAGTTCGGACGTTAATACTTAA
- the LOC725286 gene encoding transcription factor TFIIIB component B'' homolog isoform X2 — protein MECSKTSPIKSTQNRSGFMKPTPKFDNNSRVRRNSIQGSGASTSESEDDSRRLPCSITNHTKNDLVQLSYNTKDAVTNNIKNNLITTKLGQKRRILVSESTRKLAEARREFHLKHENKTPDRSKLTMYDLIYYNPVTNPMKKSNESTTRKMLEYQSEEFQEEENEDDPSSAMPVPQVKVGPNGQLIIDEQSLVIEQTNAKKGRKVLAKEAIIDDDNSGSGFYKKRQKSKEWSERETLKFYKALNTIGTDFLLMQSLFPHRTRQEMKLKFKKEEKVNRHLVEKALAYHQEFDTEMLEKSLATFENSEKEYLHIQEKRKQKTKSKKNSKSTRRRRIVASSIAEMDASDNEEEKEDDFGLDSIMSKENTHLNDECQQTSNKMNKKMYKRTRDERKLLIKEDDVESLSSCNDVDSDTEIYRVRPTRSGRLPKVKRLQGPDINTLDNERLNCSSNDEITISSEDNAKVTENLIFDNINLNSEIHHIDPIKTVIPSIGNVEPGSLVILSKESLEEPGKSVLQVYMVSSDVNT, from the exons atGGAATGcagtaaaa CTTCTCCCATAAAATCAACACAAAATCGGTCTGGTTTTATGAAACCAACaccaaaatttgataataacagCAGAGTAAGAAGAAACAGTATTCAAGGAAGTGGAGCGAGTACAAGTGAATCTGAAGATGATAGCAGAAGATTACCTTGCAGTATTACCAATCatacaaaaaatgatttagtacaattatcatataatacaaAAGATGCTGTTACTAACAAtatcaaaaacaatttaataacaacCAAATTGGGACAAAAGAGACGTATTTTAGTCTCAGAATCTACAAGAAAACTAGCAGAAGCTAGAagagaatttcatttaaaacatgaaaataaaactcCAGATAGAAGCAAACTTACAAtgtatgatttaatatattacaatccAGTTACTAATCCTATGAAGAAATCTAATGAATCTACAACAAGAAAAATGTTGGAATATCa atcTGAAGAATTtcaggaagaagaaaatgaagatgaTCCATCATCTGCAATGCCAGTGCCTCAAGTAAAAGTTGGACCAAATGGTCAACTAATAATAGATGAACAAAGTCTTGTTATAGAACAAACTAATGCAAAAAAAGGTAGGAAAGTATTAGCAAAAGAAGCTATtattgatgatgataatagtGGAAgtggattttataaaaaacgaCAGAAAAGCAAAGAATGGTCCGAACGGGaaactttaaaattctataaagcATTAAATACAATTGGTACAGATTTTTTGTTGATGCAAAGTCTTTTTCCTCATAGAACAAGGCAAGaaatgaagttaaaatttaagaaagaagaaaaagttaataGACATTTGGTTGAGAAAGCACTGGCATATCATCAAGAATTTGATACTGAAATGTTAGAAAAATCATtag cgacatttgaaaattcagaaaaagaatacttacatatacaagaaaaacgaaaacaaAAGACAAAGAGTAAGAAGAATTCAAAATCAACCAGAAGACGAA gaatTGTAGCATCTAGTATTGCTGAAATGGATGCATCTgacaatgaagaagaaaaagaagatgattTTGGTTTAGACTCAATAATGTCTAAAGAAAATACACATTTAAATGATGAATGTCAACAAAcatcaaataaaatgaataaaaaaatgtataaaagaacAAGAGATGAAAGAAAACTATTGATCAAAGAAGATGATGTAGAATCATTAAGTTCATGTAATGATGTTGACAGTGACACAGAAATTTATCGTGTAAGACCAACAAGATCTGGAAGATTACCAAAAGTAAAAAGATTACAGGGACCTGATATAAATACTCTTGATAATGAAAGGTTAAATTGTTCTTCCAATgatgaaataacaatttcatcAGAAGATAATGCAAAAGTTacagagaatttaatttttgacaatATCAATCTTAATTCAGAAATTCATCATATAGATCCTATTAAAACAGTTATACCAAGCATTGGTAATGTAGAACCAGGTTCTTTGGTTATTTTATCAAAGGAATCTTTAGAGGAACCTGGTAAAAGTGTTTTACAAGTTTATATGGTTAGTTCGGACGTTAATACTTAA
- the LOC725286 gene encoding transcription factor TFIIIB component B'' isoform X1: MKRARIKAIVTVPTRRKATQDISDTEIINTFENNDKNKNISDDSLQSSENILHENQEQENLENTKKIIQIQEIEEQVPNEQFPTEQCNEYKSDSMQNSKEEIVNIQSSEILNITQITSPIKSTQNRSGFMKPTPKFDNNSRVRRNSIQGSGASTSESEDDSRRLPCSITNHTKNDLVQLSYNTKDAVTNNIKNNLITTKLGQKRRILVSESTRKLAEARREFHLKHENKTPDRSKLTMYDLIYYNPVTNPMKKSNESTTRKMLEYQSEEFQEEENEDDPSSAMPVPQVKVGPNGQLIIDEQSLVIEQTNAKKGRKVLAKEAIIDDDNSGSGFYKKRQKSKEWSERETLKFYKALNTIGTDFLLMQSLFPHRTRQEMKLKFKKEEKVNRHLVEKALAYHQEFDTEMLEKSLATFENSEKEYLHIQEKRKQKTKSKKNSKSTRRRRIVASSIAEMDASDNEEEKEDDFGLDSIMSKENTHLNDECQQTSNKMNKKMYKRTRDERKLLIKEDDVESLSSCNDVDSDTEIYRVRPTRSGRLPKVKRLQGPDINTLDNERLNCSSNDEITISSEDNAKVTENLIFDNINLNSEIHHIDPIKTVIPSIGNVEPGSLVILSKESLEEPGKSVLQVYMVSSDVNT, translated from the exons atgaaGCGAGCACGTATAAAAGCTATAGTTACAGTTCCAACTCGAAGAAAAGCAACACAAGATATATCTGATACCGAAATTATCAATACATTTGAGAAcaatgacaaaaataaaaatatatctgatGATTCATTACAAagttcagaaaatattttacatgaaaaccaagaacaagaaaatttagaaaatacaaaaaaaataatacaaatacaagAAATAGAAGAGCAAGTGCCAAATGAACAATTTCCTACTGAACAATGTAATGAATATAAGAGTGATTCTATGCAAAATTCTAAggaagaaattgtaaatatacagtcatcagaaattttaaatataacgcaAATCA CTTCTCCCATAAAATCAACACAAAATCGGTCTGGTTTTATGAAACCAACaccaaaatttgataataacagCAGAGTAAGAAGAAACAGTATTCAAGGAAGTGGAGCGAGTACAAGTGAATCTGAAGATGATAGCAGAAGATTACCTTGCAGTATTACCAATCatacaaaaaatgatttagtacaattatcatataatacaaAAGATGCTGTTACTAACAAtatcaaaaacaatttaataacaacCAAATTGGGACAAAAGAGACGTATTTTAGTCTCAGAATCTACAAGAAAACTAGCAGAAGCTAGAagagaatttcatttaaaacatgaaaataaaactcCAGATAGAAGCAAACTTACAAtgtatgatttaatatattacaatccAGTTACTAATCCTATGAAGAAATCTAATGAATCTACAACAAGAAAAATGTTGGAATATCa atcTGAAGAATTtcaggaagaagaaaatgaagatgaTCCATCATCTGCAATGCCAGTGCCTCAAGTAAAAGTTGGACCAAATGGTCAACTAATAATAGATGAACAAAGTCTTGTTATAGAACAAACTAATGCAAAAAAAGGTAGGAAAGTATTAGCAAAAGAAGCTATtattgatgatgataatagtGGAAgtggattttataaaaaacgaCAGAAAAGCAAAGAATGGTCCGAACGGGaaactttaaaattctataaagcATTAAATACAATTGGTACAGATTTTTTGTTGATGCAAAGTCTTTTTCCTCATAGAACAAGGCAAGaaatgaagttaaaatttaagaaagaagaaaaagttaataGACATTTGGTTGAGAAAGCACTGGCATATCATCAAGAATTTGATACTGAAATGTTAGAAAAATCATtag cgacatttgaaaattcagaaaaagaatacttacatatacaagaaaaacgaaaacaaAAGACAAAGAGTAAGAAGAATTCAAAATCAACCAGAAGACGAA gaatTGTAGCATCTAGTATTGCTGAAATGGATGCATCTgacaatgaagaagaaaaagaagatgattTTGGTTTAGACTCAATAATGTCTAAAGAAAATACACATTTAAATGATGAATGTCAACAAAcatcaaataaaatgaataaaaaaatgtataaaagaacAAGAGATGAAAGAAAACTATTGATCAAAGAAGATGATGTAGAATCATTAAGTTCATGTAATGATGTTGACAGTGACACAGAAATTTATCGTGTAAGACCAACAAGATCTGGAAGATTACCAAAAGTAAAAAGATTACAGGGACCTGATATAAATACTCTTGATAATGAAAGGTTAAATTGTTCTTCCAATgatgaaataacaatttcatcAGAAGATAATGCAAAAGTTacagagaatttaatttttgacaatATCAATCTTAATTCAGAAATTCATCATATAGATCCTATTAAAACAGTTATACCAAGCATTGGTAATGTAGAACCAGGTTCTTTGGTTATTTTATCAAAGGAATCTTTAGAGGAACCTGGTAAAAGTGTTTTACAAGTTTATATGGTTAGTTCGGACGTTAATACTTAA